The Oscillospiraceae bacterium genome contains a region encoding:
- the ogt gene encoding methylated-DNA--protein-cysteine methyltransferase → MNAVYYQSPVGPLTLIEENGALTGVQFGRAPLPAGCRAAETPLLSRARRQLWEYFEGKRTEFDLPLAPAGTPFRRAVWAAMARIPYGQTATYGQLAAAVGSPRAARAVGGACHANPIAILLPCHRVVGSTGSLTGFAGGLPVKEQLLALEAAHSAP, encoded by the coding sequence ATGAACGCAGTGTATTACCAGAGCCCCGTCGGCCCCCTCACGCTGATCGAGGAAAACGGCGCCCTCACCGGGGTGCAGTTTGGCCGCGCCCCGCTGCCCGCGGGCTGCCGCGCGGCCGAAACCCCGCTGCTCAGCCGCGCGCGCCGGCAGCTGTGGGAATATTTCGAGGGCAAGCGCACTGAATTTGATCTGCCCCTCGCCCCGGCCGGCACGCCCTTCCGCCGGGCGGTGTGGGCGGCCATGGCCCGCATCCCCTATGGGCAGACCGCCACCTACGGCCAGCTTGCCGCCGCCGTGGGCAGCCCCCGCGCGGCCCGGGCCGTGGGCGGGGCCTGCCACGCAAACCCCATCGCCATCCTTCTGCCCTGTCACCGGGTGGTTGGCTCCACCGGGTCCCTCACCGGTTTTGCCGGCGGGCTACCCGTCAAGGAGCAGCTCTTGGCCCTGGAGGCCGCGCACAGCGCGCCCTGA